In the genome of Actinomycetota bacterium, the window GCCGCAGCAAAGACTTCAGGGGCAAAAGGAGATACTAAAAGGATTGGAGAGAGGAAACTGTGTTATTTAAGGGAACGGTGAAATGGTTCAGTTCCAGAAAAGGATATGGTTTCATCACAAGGAAGAATGGAAAGGATATTTTCGTCCATCAAACCGCGATTCAAAGCTCGGGTTTTAGAGTGCTACGTGAGGGACAGAAGGTCCAGTTTGAGATTGTCTCAGGACCCAAAGGTGCCCAAGCTACTAACGTCGAGGTAATTGAGGATGTCAAAGAAAGCACGGATGAAAAAATCAAAGCTTTCAGGAAGGCAAGCAAGGAGAGGTTGAACGATTTAAGAAAGAGAAGAGAGAGGAGATAACCCATTACCGACACCAAAAGAACGGAGGTGTAGCTGGTAAAAACTCTCAAATTTGAGATAGAAGTTGTGGAGATCGAGTAAAAAGGAATTGAGATACATTTTGGTCTTAAAGAGGGTGGCGCTTGAGCTTAAGCGTCACCCTAAAGTTTTTAAAATGTAAAATTTTTGTAAATTCCAAGGTGGTTGACTTTTCAAACATTTGTTCGTATATTAAATTTGTAGGAT includes:
- a CDS encoding cold-shock protein; this translates as MLFKGTVKWFSSRKGYGFITRKNGKDIFVHQTAIQSSGFRVLREGQKVQFEIVSGPKGAQATNVEVIEDVKESTDEKIKAFRKASKERLNDLRKRRERR